CCTGATGCGGAGGCAAGAGTTTTGGCTCAGAAGCCCTCGAGATTCTCGTCCCCTGGGACTGCAAAGAGGTTGGCGTCTGTCGGGAAGAAAACTGCCCCTGTTACAGAGAGAGATCCATCGCCTGCCGGAAAGGGGAAGCGGTCGGCGTCTCCGGCACCCTCCAAGTGCGTTGTGCCTAGCTTGGCGGCTGCGAAGGAAGAGAACAGGAGGAACTCGAGGGAACCTGCAATTATAGTGCCATCGAGGTACAGGCAACCGTCGCCGAATGCTCGGAGGCAGGCTTCACCATGCACGAGGAGGGCTTCGCTTTCACCGGGGCGGAGATTGTCAGGCGGTGTGAAGGTGTCGCCAGTGGTGATGGACTCAGCAAGTAAGAAGAAGATGGCTACAATCGTTGCTGTCTCCAAGGTTTCGGAGGCGTTGGTCGGTTCAGGGAAGGCAGCACGGAAGAACTGGGATGGGCAGCCAGTATCACCATCAGCAGCTCCAGCAACGGAGCAGAAAGAGAAGGCTCCTGGGAAAAGCAAACCCGATCCGCAAGCAATTTTGCGGACTCAGGTATTGATCTTTTCCTGTCATAATTGGCAAATTAACTAAAGGCCTGGATTCAGAAAAGAGTGGGCATTCGAATAAAGGATTGATTTTTATCCTGCTTATTATAATTTGGGCGCTTGTTTGTTCATTGTGATTCACATTTTTCTGCTATCATTTCCTGGAATAAGGTGCATCGTTGTAGTAGATACCATGCTGGTGCAATTGGGAATTCATAAAAAGGAGACAGCATGTATGTTGATCTGTGTTTCTGGTTGTTCTTGATGAGAGGAAGATCTGTAGCAATCGCACGAGGTtgaataagaaagaaaagaaagaataaccCTTGTTGCATTACTAATACATGTTCTATGCAATGAACTTGAGATTTGCTTGTAGTGCTCTGATGGGTATGATACTTATGGAGATTAATACCAAGATGGCTTCACTCACTGGAAATGATTTTGTTAGAGAAGACAATAAGCATTTTGATAATGCTAATCTGTTGTACTAACACGCAGCTAAAACCCACTAGTGTTAAATGGTAGTTTTCCATTTGGGAATGTAATTCTTTGAACCTCTCCACCATATATTGTGACCCCTTTCCATTTGCAATCTAGATGGGTTCTCTTACTTTAAAGATACCGAGTCTTTTTCACAGGCTGCTATATCTAGACGTCTTAGCGACGTGGCTGGAGGAAAGTCAAGCGGTGATGATCCGTCAAGCAATGAGAAGGCAAAATTCGGAACACCTGAGTTTATCACTTCAGTTCCGGGAATTACCATTCATGATAAGAAATGGACTGATGGTAGTGTTCCTCTCGACTCTGTCTGTAAAGAACTTCAGAGGCTTGGGAAGGTGTTAGTCAAGAACGAACTCGCTCTTTATATTGTCAATTGGAGCAAAATTTAGTTCTTTTAACTCATGATCCATCTGTCCATCATATAACTTTGTAAGAACAGAGAATTGCTGCAAGTATTGTTTCTAAATCATCCTAATTTTTCTTTACTAAAATGCAGGAGGCTATGCAACGGAGACTTATCGCCTCCATTGCAGCTGCTGAAGCATTGAAGGAGGCCACTGCTACCGAGTCACTTGTGAGGAATTTAAGGTACTAACTTTGACGCCAGTTCTGTTTTCCACCTAGGAACTTAATAAATAAACATACAGAAGCATAGAAAATATCAGCCACAGGACACAAGCATGAGAGTGGCATAAATAAGAGCTTAAATGCACAGATAATGTGTGTCTGAATGCATCATTAGCATCAGCAGTTATGTGCTGTCTAAACTTTTAGTCGTATCATCGAAAACTTTTAGTCTGTATAGTTCAATATGGCACTGTCTGAGCAAAATTGTACTTTTTCTGTTTCAGCATGTTTTCAGAACTTTGTTCCACATCCAAGGCTGGGAATCCTTTACCCTCCATTGAACGGTTCTTCTCGATTTATGACGAAGTTGTGAGTTTGACTGGTGTTGTCAAATCTCTCTCTAGCAACCGTGCTTGTGTCGACGATAGTATCATCTCCACAGCCcaatcgaaattctctatttggGTGGAGGCAGCTTTGGCCACTGATCTTGATATCGTCAATTTTTTAACTAATCAGAATAGTGAGCCGGCATCAGCTCTTCAGAAAACGTTGCTGAAACGACAATCTGTGAAGGCACATGGCAAGAACCACATGAAAGTGGCTTCCCCGTCACGATCCGACTCTGCCTGTGCTTGGACTAGGGGTCACGGAATTAAAGAAACTGCGGACTTTGCAATGAAGTTGCAGTCTGAGATGCAAATGTGGTTTGTTAGTTTCATTGAGGATTCCCTGGATGCAGGATTTCGGGTGTTCGGCGAATGCGGTGGCGGGAAAGTACTAAGTCTTGACTGCGGATCTGTTACAGCTGTTTTGTCGCACTTGAAGAGTGTGAATGATTGGTTGGATCGCGCCGTGCCTAAAAACGATGAGTTTCTTATGGAAAAGATTGAGCAGCTGAAGCGGAAGATATACGGTTTTGTCATTAAGCATGTTGGTACGACCTTTGACAACTCTATGTCGGTTGCTTTGTCTTGAATTTCTTGTCGTCGTGATTAATATCTGTCGAGTATATTTACATACATTTGTTCTTTCATTCAGCATTTTGGTTTTGACCCCATGATCTTCTTGCAACTAGCAAGCTTGGATCATTGAAGCACATAAGGTCTGCAGTTAAACCTGATTAATATTTATCAAGTGCAACCTATTTCATTGTCTTGTGGAGTATATTTCAACCTggtcttcatcatctcctcgGCATTTAGCGACGGATTGATTATGTTACTGTCCTGCCTCGCGAGctaaatgtcaaaaaaaaaaaaaaaacaaaacaaaattaatcACGTCATCTTCATTCCAATTCTGAGTCTTGTGctaaaattagtcaaaattccAAATCAGAAGAAAACTCATTATCTTATTTGGGGGCATGTAAATTCTCTTTTGGCATTTGCCGACAAAGGCCGGTGGTACAAAAAATGCTCGAGACAACCGCTCTAGGAATCAAAGTCGTGTCATTGGTACAACCTGAATCGATCACACAACATCTGTGAGTACTAGACAAGAATCAAAGAAACTGTACCAGTGGCTAATTGACCAATGTGTTTAATACAACGGCCTTGATTAGATCGAATCACCACCGGAGAGCGACAACAACAATCGAAAGGGGTGCGAGAGGACAACCATCGTAGCTGCCTCACTTCCACAGAAGGTTTTGCTGAGTCTGGCACGGCACCTCCAGAGAGGTCTTTGTGGGATGGGCGAGGCCGTCATGAAGACCCTACCGAAGTGCCGTTCAGGACCCCTTTCAATATGTTTCAGCTCCTTTAATACCCgattttttttccatcgaaACTAACACTATAGATAGATAGGAGCTTACCGATGCCATCTTAAAGTTGCAGTTGAAAGACTATATAATACATGCAAACTCATCTCTAGGAGATAAGACTAATAAGACACGAGAAGATTAGAAATTGACCAACATGAATCTAGGAACTTTCTTCTGATAATCTGCCACTACTTAACTATTGGCTTTGACGTTGGAAACAACTGATGTTTTCTTGATGAAAGTCGGTTGAAGATTCTCATCTGAGAAAGTGGGGCCAAAACCTTGGCATGGCATCAAATTGTCCTGGAATCCTTCCCACATCATCCCATCTGGTACCTCCACAAAGCTTAAATGAACCTGGTGCATGCGGTGGGCTCCATGTAAGGATAAAGTATTCtctgtttccttttttatttttaattacagCACGTGACAATAACACGTGCGAAAATCATGTAACGTATAATAATAAATTGCCATAAAatggaaaactgaaaaaaaaggaaaaaaagaaatccgaTCCGTGATTAATTTCTCGGGTTCGGGTTCGTGTACGTTAATGGTCAGAACAGTTGCCCCACTAACCGAAGCTTCCGAGTCGCCAAATATTTCAGTAAAGCCTCGAAATATTTCAGCAAGAAGGAGCGAAGTGCATTCGCGTGGACTGTCAATGGCGGGAGGAATCAACCGGAGGGACGATGCTCCGGTTCCGAGCAGCACCAACGTCTTCGCAGCTCTTGGCAgcttaaagaagaagaagaagaagaagaagagcgatGAAGAGGCCTCCAAGGAAGCTGGAGAGCAGGTCTTCTGGGCTCCGGCGCCTCTCAACGCAAAATCGTGGGCCAACGTCGACGATGGCGACGATGACGACTACGCCACTGCCGCGCCCCCAGAGCATGCTTGGAGCCGAACCGACGAGCCGAAGGCGGAGGAGAGTGAGGCCGAGGCTTCTCTTGAGGTTGGGTTGATTGGTTTAATGTACATTGGTGCTGTCGATGTGTAACTGAACGTCTTCTCTttttgttagaatgcacgtgtgggttgtgttagagaagttccACATTaaagaattaatgtggtgtagagcagttaatatatccaagttggtcTATAATTCATTAGCTTTAAGCTTTTGAGCGAAAGcgagtccaactagatatgttaacgggttCGGACTTGGACTCCCTCTTAGCGATCTTTTcgggtgaaggtatcggacttctgctgcaCGCTCTcatcaaatggtatcagagccgatggttgattggtgggcctTCAATTTGTTTCCGGTGtggcgttgtggtgtagcaatgcgggCTCAATCACACGTGGAGCGGAGATTGTAGATTGTTAGAATGCATATGTGAGCTGTGgtgttgtggtgtagcaatgaaGGAATGCGGTGACCAACGCGGTTTTCGGGCCGGTGtggcgttgtggtgtagcaaatGCGAGCCCGATCACACGTGATGGGGAGATTGTTAaaatgcacatgtgagttgtggCGTTGTGATATAGCAATGCGGACCGGATCACACATAagagggagattgttagaatgcacgtgtgagttttgttagaaaagtctcacattggagaattaatgtggtattaatatatccaaattggcccataattcattagcttaagcttttgagtaaaagtgggtccaactagatatgttaacaggctcggacttgggctccctcttggcgatcttcccgagtgaaggtatcggacttctgctgcaCGCTCTTATCACTTTTAATCTGAATTCTGAAGAGGTGTTTGCGATTGTGGTTGGTTCGTGAGTTGGGAGTTTTGgtggtttaaaattgaatttgcaatGTGCTGAGACTGAGAGGACCCAAGCATTACTGTTTTGAGGTCAAGCTTGGTGATAGGAATTTCCCtttagtttttctcttttttggcatTACATGTTTTAGATGGCCTCAAGCGGTGTGGAGAGTATAATCAAATCAATTGCTCTTTTTCTTCGGTTGCTGGATTATTTTGTTTACCTTTTAAGATTCTAATGCAGTGTAATGGGTAGCTTTCCTGTGTGGATCCTATAGATGCTACTGTGTTGGATGTTTGGAAGTCTTTTATATAGAATTAGCAAATGGCAATGATGTTTTTATGTTTCGCATATAGAGAACGAAACTCTGAATCATTTCTTCGGCAGCATCCTTTTAAAAAGTAATCTCTGTGCGTCAGTGTGTGTGTCAAAAGAAGATAGAGGAATCTTAGCAGGAGGAGGGACTGAAGAGCAAAGAGAATGCAGAGGAAATGCCAACATCTGTATTTAATAACGATGTGACCATCTTCTTGCTTGTTCTGTTCCTTTGGACATTTTTGACTCACGATGTAAAATTGAAGAATATACTCTTTGTAAGCATATATGATAGGCTTAGAATTGACTCGTAACAATGGGCAACATTTATATGTTTTTCGAGTTGTTTATGGAACTAGATGGACGGCATTGCTGTTCTGGGAGCTTCAGCTCTTAAAGTTTAGCATTTGGGGTTTAGCGTTCAACGGATTCGAGGTATTGTTTAACAAATCTGAGTTTCTTGTGAAGTGTGTGCATTTTTGCACTTATCTGACTTTTGTCGGCTCAGAGGGTCACCTCCTTCATGTGTGGTGTACCGATCTGCAATTTCTTGTGGAGCTGCAATTTTGGAACTTAAATCCTGGATTTGGCCGATTTAAGAGGGTGCAGGTTACAAATCATCTTTCAACCTTATTTGCTGAAGAACCCTCCAATATAATTCTGAAGTCACTTTTATTTTTGCGATGGAGGAGTGAATAGCCTTTGTCAATTCGTATACTTGTGCATAGGTGCGTTCTTGTGCCACTCAGGAACAGCTCATTTAATTTTTGTACCCTTTACAATAAAAAGCTGCTTAGACACGCCTGGCTTGCGCTATAGTGTTATCAGGGACCTTGCTAAATGTCCTGTGTAGGTTTTAGCTGAGCAATAAAGCTGTAACGTCCGACCGTTCTTTGGCAGAAATGATATTGGTAAATTGGGAGTAGTCTGGTAACGGTGCTTTAGTTCTGCTGGTCTGAGAAGTTGTCCCTGGGCTGTGGTTTTAGGATGGAAATTATCGGCTTGCACCACCTTTGAAGGACAGTAAAGGAGAGAAATCaatttaatgtttttctattctaaatcaatttaatgtttttctattcttcttcttttgatgctGAAGAAAGAGAAGTAAAAGAGAAATACCTGCCAAAAGGGAGCTGCATGAAAAATGGCTCTGAGGATAAGTTTTTCATAGAAAGGATGGCCATTCACCGAATTCTTCTGGCTTCCACAGACTTTGTGGACTTATTACTTTGTGAAGCTTCAGGTGAATCTTTTAGCATTTGGTTTTTTAAATGGATTGCACCTATTGGTACCATAAGCAAACTTGATTTGTCATCAACCTATAACAAGGTTGTCAGTGCTATTCTGATGCGAGGAATGACTATCTTTTTTTTGGCTAGATTCATTTTGAGGTGACCAATTTCCAGAACTTCCACTTGGTTTAGATGTTTAATCCAAACCAGTAACAGGGGACGTAGGTTACTCCAATTCGTATCTCTAAAGATCCTCTGTCCGCAATAAAGTCATCtttgttcaatttttaaatCGAGGACAAAGCTAATTGTGCTTTGACTTCATCCATGTGTGTAGcctaaatttttattgaaatgGGATTCACAAAGCATAAGCTATGGGGAGTGCATAAAGAAATGATGTGCTgaattgatgattttgttttgcTAATCCCCTTTGAGTTACGTTTTATGTTCGTCGATGCCCTTAATCTTTGCCTTTCTACAATTGATGTCACTTGTGGTTGCAATTTAATTAATTCCGACTTGTGTTACCATAAAAAGTTGTGAACCTGTCGATAGCAATCCATAATGCAATCCGAAATGTCTCAACTTGCGATCAAAACAAAGCTCCACTAATTAGCCATTATAATGTAACTTTTCCTTCCTAAAGGAGCTGTTCTCAGTGAAGAACTTTCTCTTGTCATATTTCTATGAAATCAACTCAAGCGGGTGAAACTAATTTGATCTATTCGATCTTCAAGAGTTCGGATAACCAATTAGTCCTATAAGTATGGTAGGACGTCAGCACTTTCAGCTGTTTCATTGAAGGATGTTGTGTTGTTCATGTGTTATTATGATGCCTGTCATTTCTCTTCCTTCCCATTATGTCTTCATAGAATCTGATCAAtgttccattttcattttttcgagtTTTGTTTTCCACTTAAATATCATCCCGATGCCGTGTGGGACCAAAATATGTTCCCGATGGTCATGTCCATATGTGATAATTACAGTGAGCCACTCTTGTATGTCGTGAtgccatttcaaaattttcctcttttgaccTTAGGAAAGTGAGAGTGAGGATGGTCTCGTTGAAGTGGGTGATGAAGGCgtgaaagaaaaacagagaaacttTTACAGAGATGCCTATTGAAGCTCCTCCTGCTTCTAAAGAGACTGAAAGGCAGCTTTCCAAGAAGGAACTGAAGAAAACAGGGCTTGAAGAACTTGAAGCTATTCTCTCTGAGTTTGGTCATATGAACAGAGAGAAAAGCAGCCAAGATGAAACACAAGGTAATTTATCGTACATTTCCTATCTAGTGTAGCATTGTCTTAGGCTTTACTCTGTCAGccttgttgtttttcttttgggccAGATGTCAACCATTCTTTTAAGGCGTATATAGTATGGAACTTTTGAATGATTCTCCCTTTTATTCAAAATCACATTCTATCACCTCGTACTTGTGCATTGCTAGATGATACTTTTCAGTTTAGTGGATGATAAGATTTATTTCCACTTGTGGCACCCAGTTTTTGCTGTCAGATACTGTAAAGGAATTGTAAGGTTCTTATTCTCCCACAGGCAATGATCTTGGACATTTTGGATAGTAATTGCCCCTTTTTTCAATCCTATATAACATCTCTCCTTTTTTCTGTGTTATAGTTCTTTGTTTTGTTATAGATGGAAATAAGAGcaattttgtttatttcttgCTAAATACTTGAAGACACTCTTGTGGATACCTTGATTACTGCACAAGTGGAATATCGGGTTTTACAGTTTTGCATGGATTCCTTGCTTTCTCATCTGTTTGCTGTTGTTTCGGATGTATCGTATGTGTAAAAGGAAAACTGAGCATTCAACTTCTTCAATTCCACTCGcaggactaaattgattttcTCTTCCTGGTCTTCCCTTTGTGGGAGGAGTTCATTTTCGTGTATATCCGTGCAGATGATGCACAGATGCAGAAACCGGTGGATTCCAAAGGAGATGTGGACAAGAAAGAGAATGCTCCTGGAGAAagcaaaagaatgaaaaagaaaaagaagaaggacaagTCTTTGAAAAAGGCTAAAGAAGTGCAAGAGCAACTTGGAGGCATAGAAGTTGGAACTAGAACAGATGAAACTACCGAGGTTGAGAACTTTGGAGATAATGCTACCATTGACATGAAAGAGCGGCTTAAGAAACTGACATccacgaaaaagaaaatgtcttgCAAAGAGATGGGTTCTGCTGCCAGAGCAGCGGCGGTGGAGGCTGCTGCAAGGAGTGCAAAGCTTGCCTcagcaaagaaaaaggagaagaattgCCATAATCAGCATCCGGTGCGGTGAACTGAGAAAACCTTTTTCCTGCCTTTGTTATCTTTGTTATGCATGAGCATGTCCTTTGTCTTGTTCATTGTAGGATAAACAGTGAGAGTCAGTGATATGAAAGTGGTTTTGAACAAGACAGATGGTTTTTGATgatggaaagaggaaaaaaatgttTCTCTACTCCTGTTTTCTCCCTGCCATGATTTCCTTCTCCGTGGCGCATAAACAAAATGCAACTAGGTGGGTTCTAAATGTCGATGTCGGAGTGATCGGAGATTGAGAAGGAAAGTCAAATGCGACAATGGATATGCTGACAATGGATATGCTGAACCCCTAAGCAAATTTACCCTAGGCTATAGGGCATGTAACTCACCACCCATTGGATTCTAACAAAGAGATGCATAGTTTTAATGACACTCTAATCCTAGTtataaaatctgaaatttcatTAGACAGAAGACTCCAACCCTTAAGGAGGCCCCAGAGTGTTCTATAAAACTAATTTGCTTAGGTTTAAACCAGGGCGGTTGTCATTATTCGCTTTATTTGTGCAGTCTCAGTGTGCATCATATGGTTTTAATTCCATGTTCTTCCTAAACGGAGGAGAATGTTAATATGTGaacagaaaaaaaggaaaaaagaaagaaaaaacgtGATACTGGCTATGTTAGGTTTTGATTCCTACTGTCTGATTTAACCTTAAAGTTAGGTTCAATCTAGCTATGTTCTAGTTGAACACTTGTTCTCCAAATCGTAGAGTAGGCAAACAGAATTTAAGCTGCCAAACCTCAACAGACCTGCCTTCATGCACTTACTATGTTCGTGTGACCTCCTATTAACCTTCAGCTGAAATCGTCTTGAAAGCAGTCATCCTTGCTCTCAGAAAGGAAGAGGGGAAAATGAAAGGTAAAGCGCCACTCTTTACACCATTTTCGGCGAAACAAGCAGAAGCCCCGTCCGTATGGGTCCAACCACCTTTGTTTATCCTGGAAATTTGTTCTCTATCTAGTACAAATGCCACATCTTGCTAGTGCCTCTTATCACCATTCTCTGTCATGGCTCCTTTGGTACAAGAAGTCCATTTCCCTCAGCTTCACGTCCCGATCACGATCGACCGGAAATTCCCAGTATTACCAGCAGGGCCTATTCCTGCTTCACCTGGTGACAGCCTTTACCTCTCGAACCTGGACGATATGATCGGAGCGCGTGTCTTCACCCCAACAGTGTATTTTTATAGATCAAACTCTCTGACATCTGAATCAAGATCTCTGGCAGATGTACTGCATGATGCATTGGCAGCTGTTCTGGTTCCTTACTACCCTTTGTCAGGTAGGATAAGAGAAACCAAGAATGGAAAGCTAGAAATCTTCTTCGGAACAGGTCAAGGGGCTCTCATGGTGGAGGCTCACTCCGAAATGGTATTAGCCGATCTGGGAGACCTTACCGTGCCTAACCCCGGTTGGGAGCCTCTGGTTTACCGGTTTTCCAATGAGGAGCCGTATAAAATATTCGACATGCCATTGCTTATAGCTCAGGTGACCAGGTTTAGTTGCGGTGGCTTTAGCCTCGGCCTAAGGCTCTGCCATTGCATCTGTGATGGGCTCGGAGCCATGCAACTTCTGCGCGCGTGGGCTGCCACATCAAAGTCAGGAACTCTGGTTATAGATCCTAAGCCATGTTGGGACCGGGAAAAATTCTGGCCTCAGGATCCACCAGTGGTGAAATTCCCACATACTGAGTTCAGGAGGATTGATGATGGATCGAGCCTCACAATGTCCTTATGGATAGCCAAGCCGGTGCAGAGGTGCTACAAGATCAGCCCGGAGTTTCAAGCCAGGGTCAAGACCCTAGCTAAAGATGAAATGTTCCCATGCACAACTTTTGATGCTATGGCTGCTCATATCTGGAGATCGTGGGTGAAAGCACTCGATGTAAAACCACGAGACTACCAACTCAGGCTTACATTTTCTGTCAACGCTCGCCAGAAGCTCAAGAATCTGCCATTGAAGAATGGTTTTTATGGCAATGCTGTTTGCGTGGCTTGTGCAGTGAGCTCCGTGTCAGAGCTTACTGATGGGAGTCTCTCAAGCACGACGTCCTTGGTTCATGAAGCGCGGCTCGCCGTTTCGGAGGAGTATCTGAGATCTACGATTGATTATATTGAAGTTCACAGGCCTACAAGGCTCGAGTTCGGCGGAAAGTTGACTATCACGCAGTGGACTAGGTTCTCCATCTACGAGTCGGCAGACTTTGGCTGGGGAAGGCCAATTTACGCTGGACCGATAGACCTAACCCCGACGCCGCAAGTTTGCATTTTGCTTCCAGGAGGGGAATCTGATCCCAGTGGCACGATGGTCGTGTGCATTTGCTTGCCTAAGTCGGCGAGTGAAAAATTCAGAGAGCTTTTTACTCTGATAGATTGAAGTCATGATTGAAATGCAGCAAGGCTAATAGCTGAAAATGATTTACAGTAACTTCGTCAGGTTTCCGCTCAAACATCGCGGTTGACATATCATTGGTTGTCAATAagaacgaatttttttttactgggaTACAGTTCTGTTTAAGCAAATGATCCATTCATGAATGTTTCAATATGGAATTTCATTGAACTTTGAATGCTGAATTACACCAGTtgcctttgttttcttctcttctcaagCAGAAGATCGAGTCTCTTCGATATGAGTAGAAGATGAACTCGCATTACTCAAATCCAATTGGCTTGCTTGTCCTTGTTCAAAAAACTTGCGGCTGTCGAAAGGCGCAAATTTCGCTAAGGAATGAAAATCTGTGAACTCTATTCCTGAACTGATTGAATTcttgattagagataagatcttcttttctttggcttTAGTGAATCTAACATAGGATGTTACAGGTGTGATACCTGAGAATTGAATAAGGATATCATTGGCAGtctgaagctcaagaaattGAATTCCCTTTGAAATCTGGAAAGTTGCATTTCTTTAGGCACTCCCAAACTTGCCATTTTAGTCTAATGTAAGAGCTGCTTAAATGGGAGTATCCTAGTCATGGCGATATGGCCGGTGAAATTGGAACGGCATGGCTATGACCAGAAGATAAGGACTTCAGGTCGATTTTATGTCCCAACACTCTAGTCTGTGTAAATATCATGGAAGCTCCAAGAAGAGATTAGGGAACCAAGTGTTGCTCGTGGagagtgaattttttttgtgcgCGAAACATGAGGATCATTCTGAGCAAGAGAATGGCACTCTTCTGGATTGTGGCAGCCACGCTGAGCGCAAATTCGaccatggaggaggaagagcagTAGTGCGCGGACCAAATGGCGAACCTTGCTTCCTGCATCAACTTCGTGAGAGCGCGAAGAAGCTGACGCCCGGGTGCTGCGAGGACACGCGGGAAGTGAAGGCGAGCAAGCCCAAGTGCCTCTTTGTCCTTATCAAGAAAAGTGCTGATCCCTCCATGGGACTCCCTGTCAACACAACCTCGGTAGTTCAGATGCCATCCATCTGCAACATTGATGCCAAAGTCTCTGATTGTCCGAGTAACAGAAATTTTCCCTCACGCTATACTTTTTCCACAATCAAACTCTCAAACAAATTGGTCTCCAAGTAAATGCGGCAAATGTATCAGAACTTGTCTGATGAACGAGTAGGCAGAACAAATTCCGCTAACGGAAACATTTCGCTGTTCAGTCTTTTCGAGATACTTTGAGGCGGACTATTGTTCTTACGTTAGAATCGTGCATTCATTAGTGATTGGCCTTGCCTATTTAAATGTGACAATCTCCAGGCAAGCTACATTGTACTTTTTGAATCGGTATTTCGTGAAGGATTAATTGTTCTGCCTAGGTATACTAAACCCGTCGCCTGACTCCCCCGACGCAAAGATCTTCGAACAAGACGGTACCGATTCGGCCGCCTTGTTGCCCCCCTCAGCGTCCACGTCATCTCCCGAGCAGGCAGCATCTACTTCGCTGACTCCCAAGTCCGGATCGAGCACGAAATTGAAGTCATTAGGTCTcctgttctttttctgttttcgctTCAAGCTTCATAATAACTGCATCAATAAGATGACTCCCAAGTCTCACAACTTCTATCTAACCTCTCTTGTTCTATAACAGGCCGGCATTCTTCATCTCATATTCAAATAAACAAGCATGCATTCTTATTAGTACTTGTTTAAAGTTTAAACCTAGTCAATCCATCAAATTGCATGAACAATGTGGAATGCAGGTATTTGACCACATTAAAGGACATGAACCTTAATCGAATTCTTTGCTAAAATCTTGACTTAATCCATCAGGATAGCGATACCGATAGGATGGGTTTAGACAACAATTTCCCTATTGGAGCCCTTCTCTCTCTGGGGGCTCGCAACGCCGAATTAGACATCGCCGAGGCGAGGCCCAACCTCACCGGCCTCAGGCGATGCCGATTTGCAagttatgagagagagagagagagagagagaggggagggggcGGGGGAAACTTGGGAcaaaggaggagagagggaggcaTCGCCGATCTCACTAGCCTCAAGTGGCTCTAGATCTGGCATCGCCCGAGGCTCGGCAAGATGTCGGGGTAATCACGACCTCAGCACTTAGGATAAATTGCGGTAAATTTCCTAAAGCACAAGGCATTCTAGTCCAAGGAATAG
This genomic interval from Rhodamnia argentea isolate NSW1041297 chromosome 4, ASM2092103v1, whole genome shotgun sequence contains the following:
- the LOC115754912 gene encoding uncharacterized protein LOC115754912 → MATLTQGILLKLLQSMNSNTRVAGEHRSALLQVIGIVPALSAPDDLWPNHGFFLHLSDSLNSTYVSLSDRDTDLILSNRLQLGHFVYVDRLLLTPDSPVPRASGLRPLPGRHPFLGSPEPLVARISPSRRDFVIQPASDSDLSSDPVAACLSREQLDGVVRTESDKEEPKAEKPRSRQALAPRDNLPNLNPDAEARVLAQKPSRFSSPGTAKRLASVGKKTAPVTERDPSPAGKGKRSASPAPSKCVVPSLAAAKEENRRNSREPAIIVPSRYRQPSPNARRQASPCTRRASLSPGRRLSGGVKVSPVVMDSASKKKMATIVAVSKVSEALVGSGKAARKNWDGQPVSPSAAPATEQKEKAPGKSKPDPQAILRTQAAISRRLSDVAGGKSSGDDPSSNEKAKFGTPEFITSVPGITIHDKKWTDGSVPLDSVCKELQRLGKEAMQRRLIASIAAAEALKEATATESLVRNLSMFSELCSTSKAGNPLPSIERFFSIYDEVVSLTGVVKSLSSNRACVDDSIISTAQSKFSIWVEAALATDLDIVNFLTNQNSEPASALQKTLLKRQSVKAHGKNHMKVASPSRSDSACAWTRGHGIKETADFAMKLQSEMQMWFVSFIEDSLDAGFRVFGECGGGKVLSLDCGSVTAVLSHLKSVNDWLDRAVPKNDEFLMEKIEQLKRKIYGFVIKHVGTTFDNSMSVALS
- the LOC125314742 gene encoding uncharacterized protein LOC125314742; the encoded protein is MAGGINRRDDAPVPSSTNVFAALGSLKKKKKKKKSDEEASKEAGEQVFWAPAPLNAKSWANVDDGDDDDYATAAPPEHAWSRTDEPKAEESEAEASLEVGLIGLMYIGAVDV
- the LOC115754914 gene encoding fatty alcohol:caffeoyl-CoA acyltransferase, which codes for MAPLVQEVHFPQLHVPITIDRKFPVLPAGPIPASPGDSLYLSNLDDMIGARVFTPTVYFYRSNSLTSESRSLADVLHDALAAVLVPYYPLSGRIRETKNGKLEIFFGTGQGALMVEAHSEMVLADLGDLTVPNPGWEPLVYRFSNEEPYKIFDMPLLIAQVTRFSCGGFSLGLRLCHCICDGLGAMQLLRAWAATSKSGTLVIDPKPCWDREKFWPQDPPVVKFPHTEFRRIDDGSSLTMSLWIAKPVQRCYKISPEFQARVKTLAKDEMFPCTTFDAMAAHIWRSWVKALDVKPRDYQLRLTFSVNARQKLKNLPLKNGFYGNAVCVACAVSSVSELTDGSLSSTTSLVHEARLAVSEEYLRSTIDYIEVHRPTRLEFGGKLTITQWTRFSIYESADFGWGRPIYAGPIDLTPTPQVCILLPGGESDPSGTMVVCICLPKSASEKFRELFTLID
- the LOC115754916 gene encoding uncharacterized protein LOC115754916; protein product: MPIEAPPASKETERQLSKKELKKTGLEELEAILSEFGHMNREKSSQDETQDDAQMQKPVDSKGDVDKKENAPGESKRMKKKKKKDKSLKKAKEVQEQLGGIEVGTRTDETTEVENFGDNATIDMKERLKKLTSTKKKMSCKEMGSAARAAAVEAAARSAKLASAKKKEKNCHNQHPVR